The Terriglobales bacterium genome includes the window ATGCGGCTGGTGACGGACTTGTTCGCGTATGCCAACAAAGAAGTCCCGGAGTGGAACACGATTTCGATCTCCGGTTACCACATGCGCGAGGCGGGCTGCACGGCGGTGCAGGAGGTGGCGTTCACGTTGTCGGATGGCATGACATACGTGCAAGCAGCGCTCGACGCAGGGCTGGATATCGATAAGTTCGCGCCGCGTTTGTCGTTCTTCTTTGCGTCGTTTTCGAATTTCCTGGAAGAGGTGGCGAAGTTCCGGGCGGCACGGCGGATGTGGGCGAAGATCATGCGCGAGCAGTTCGGAGCGAAGAGCCCGAAATCGTGGATGCTGCGTTTCCACACGCAAACAGCGGGATCGTCACTGACGGCACAGCAACCGGAGAACAACATCGTTCGCACCGCCTTGCAGGCACTTTCGGCAGTGCTGGGAGGGACACAATCCCTGCACACGAATTCGTTCGACGAAGCGCTGGCGCTTCCGACGGAGCAGTCGGCGCGCATCGCTTTGAGAACTCAGCAGATCATCGCGTATGAATCAGGGGTAGCGCAGACGGTCGATCCGCTGGCGGGATCGTATTTCGTGGAATCGCTGACCAATGAGATCGAGAAGCGCGCGTGGGAGTACCTGGACAAGATTAACGGCATGGGCGGCATGCTGAAGGCGATCGAGCGAGGATATGTGCAGCAGGAGATCCAGAACGCGTCGTATGACTTCCAGCAATCAGTCGAGTCGCAACAGCAGGTGATCGTAGGCGTGAACCGTTTCCGGCTGCAGGAAGAAACACCGGTGCCGATCCTGCGGATTGATGAATCGCTCGAGCGCAAACAGGTGGAGCGTACTCAGGCGCTCCGCGCGAAACGCGCTGCTGGTCCGTGGAAGGATTCACTTACGAAGATTGAGGACGCGGCGAGATCGGGCGAGAACCTGATGCCTCTTATCATCGCAGCAGTGGAGAATCACGCGACAGTAGGCGAGATCAGCAATACGCTGCGGAAGGTGTTCGGGGAATACAAAGAAGCTGTTGTGATTTAGACGGCACGGTCGATTCGAGAATGCCGTGGCCTGCCGTACGATTTTGCCGGGGGACTACAATAGGCCTTC containing:
- a CDS encoding methylmalonyl-CoA mutase family protein yields the protein MAESKQSLKQEPQFATTSKIPVEPLYTPSDLEGWSYDSEVGYPGEYPYTRGVHPTMYRGRLWTMRQYAGMGDAEESNKRYKYLLSQGTTGLSVAFDLPTQIGMDSDSPMAMGEVGKVGVAIDSIEDMERLFSGIKLDTISTSMTINATATILLALYIAVAKRQGSEVRKLAGTVQNDILKEYIARGTYIYPPEQAMRLVTDLFAYANKEVPEWNTISISGYHMREAGCTAVQEVAFTLSDGMTYVQAALDAGLDIDKFAPRLSFFFASFSNFLEEVAKFRAARRMWAKIMREQFGAKSPKSWMLRFHTQTAGSSLTAQQPENNIVRTALQALSAVLGGTQSLHTNSFDEALALPTEQSARIALRTQQIIAYESGVAQTVDPLAGSYFVESLTNEIEKRAWEYLDKINGMGGMLKAIERGYVQQEIQNASYDFQQSVESQQQVIVGVNRFRLQEETPVPILRIDESLERKQVERTQALRAKRAAGPWKDSLTKIEDAARSGENLMPLIIAAVENHATVGEISNTLRKVFGEYKEAVVI